In the genome of Limnobaculum zhutongyuii, one region contains:
- a CDS encoding AI-2E family transporter: MGLRTLLMLASVVIILSGIKAASQIVVPFLLALFLSIVLYPLVRIMARWRIPSVLSVLIIIVAIVIGMFMTASLLGSSLNEFTRTLPQYRAPISEHLRTFQAYTAQVNIHISNEELMQYFDPSALVGFITRMLSGFSGMMTNIFLLLMTVVFMLLEVQTLPGKLGKALNNPQQGMLGIQAALDSISRYMTIKTAISLATGLVIWLFLSVLNVKYAMLWGVLGFLLNYIPNIGSVIAAVPPVLQTLLFSGLSDALVVTACFIVVNILIGNVIEPRVMGRGLGLSTLVVFLSLIFWGWLLGPVGMLLSVPLTIVAKIMLEATPSGQRLAIMLGDGK; encoded by the coding sequence ATGGGTTTACGTACCCTGCTAATGCTGGCCTCAGTGGTAATTATTCTATCCGGTATCAAGGCAGCCTCCCAGATCGTGGTTCCCTTTTTGCTGGCACTTTTCCTGTCCATTGTTCTCTACCCTCTGGTACGAATAATGGCTCGCTGGCGTATACCGTCCGTACTTTCGGTATTAATCATTATTGTTGCCATTGTGATAGGCATGTTTATGACCGCCAGCCTGTTGGGCTCTTCGCTGAATGAATTTACCCGTACCTTGCCTCAATATCGTGCGCCAATTAGCGAACACTTACGTACTTTTCAGGCCTACACCGCGCAGGTAAACATTCATATATCTAATGAAGAGCTGATGCAGTATTTCGATCCCAGTGCGCTGGTAGGTTTTATTACCCGTATGCTGTCCGGTTTTTCCGGCATGATGACCAATATCTTTTTACTGTTAATGACCGTGGTCTTTATGCTGCTGGAAGTTCAAACCCTTCCCGGCAAACTGGGGAAAGCGCTGAATAATCCACAGCAGGGAATGTTGGGAATTCAGGCCGCTCTGGATAGCATCAGCCGTTATATGACCATCAAGACCGCCATCAGCCTTGCAACCGGGCTGGTCATTTGGTTATTCCTCTCCGTGCTTAATGTTAAATACGCCATGCTTTGGGGCGTGCTGGGCTTTTTGCTGAACTATATTCCTAATATTGGTTCCGTGATTGCAGCCGTTCCACCGGTGTTACAAACCCTGCTGTTTAGTGGGCTATCCGATGCGCTGGTAGTGACCGCCTGTTTTATCGTAGTGAATATTCTGATTGGTAATGTCATTGAGCCACGCGTTATGGGGCGAGGACTGGGCTTATCTACCTTAGTGGTTTTCCTCTCGTTAATATTTTGGGGCTGGCTATTAGGGCCTGTGGGAATGCTACTTTCCGTTCCCCTAACCATAGTGGCAAAAATCATGCTGGAAGCCACCCCGTCAGGACAACGGCTGGCGATTATGCTGGGAGATGGTAAGTAA
- the acnA gene encoding aconitate hydratase AcnA, which produces MSSDLRQQSLDTLTVGQQKYHYYSLSKAATQLGNIERLPKSLKVLLENLLRFIDGDTVQEADLAELVKWLESGHADREIAYRPARVLMQDFTGVPAIVDLAAMREAVHRLGGDASKVNPLSPADLVIDHSVTVDDYANAQAFTTNVMLEMQRNHERYAFLRWGQKAFSRFRVVPPGTGICHQVNLEYLGQTVWQEQQDDKLMVYPDTLVGTDSHTTMINGLGILGWGVGGIEAEAAMLGQPVSMLIPDVVGFKMTGQLREGITATDLVLTVTQMLRQHGVVGKFVEFYGDGLARLTLADRATIGNMSPEFGATCGFFPVDEETLRYMRLSGRAEQQIALVEAYCKAQGLWRYPGDEPIFTSTLSLDLSTVEASLAGPKRPQDRVTLGNVKQAFEAYTQLDTTARTPRVEQVPVTLEENKHFALKQGAVAIAAITSCTNTSNPGVMLAAGLLAKKAVEKGLQRQPCVKSSLAPGSKVVTDYLNAAGLTPYLETLGFNLVGYGCTTCIGNSGPLLAPIEEAIKQGDLTVGAVLSGNRNFEGRIHPLVKTNWLASPPLVVAYALAGNMNIDLSQDPLGHDKQGNPVYLKDIWPSSHEIAQAVEGVTAAMYRKEYAEVFDGDEEWQSIKIEASQTYHWQEDSTYIRHPPFFTTMQAQPEAVQDIHDARILALLGDSVTTDHISPAGNIKANSPAGIYLNNHGIEAKDFNSYGSRRGNHEVMMRGTFANIRIRNEMVPGVEGGFTRYVPTKETLPIYDAAMRYQQDKVPLAVIVGKEYGSGSSRDWAAKGPMLLGVRVVIAESFERIHRSNLIGMGILPLEFAPGVTRKSLGLTGDETITVTGLATLQPGQTVTVVITHADGHHDIINTRCRIDTGNELTYYQNGGILHYVIRKML; this is translated from the coding sequence ATGTCATCTGATCTACGTCAACAGAGCCTTGACACCCTAACGGTCGGCCAACAGAAATATCACTATTACAGCCTGTCAAAAGCCGCCACTCAGCTAGGCAATATCGAACGCCTGCCTAAATCTCTTAAAGTTTTATTAGAAAATCTGCTGCGCTTTATCGACGGCGACACGGTACAGGAAGCCGATCTGGCTGAACTGGTTAAGTGGCTGGAAAGCGGTCATGCGGATCGTGAAATCGCCTATCGTCCGGCGCGAGTATTAATGCAGGATTTTACCGGCGTTCCGGCCATTGTCGATCTGGCCGCCATGCGGGAAGCCGTTCACCGGCTTGGAGGAGATGCCAGTAAAGTCAATCCTCTCTCGCCCGCCGACCTGGTCATTGACCACTCGGTCACCGTGGATGATTACGCTAATGCACAAGCTTTTACCACCAACGTGATGCTGGAAATGCAGCGCAACCACGAGCGATATGCCTTCCTGCGTTGGGGACAAAAAGCCTTCAGTCGATTCCGTGTGGTACCACCGGGAACCGGAATTTGTCATCAGGTCAACCTCGAGTATTTAGGGCAAACCGTCTGGCAGGAACAGCAGGATGACAAACTGATGGTCTATCCGGATACGTTGGTAGGTACTGACTCCCATACCACCATGATTAACGGACTGGGCATTCTGGGCTGGGGCGTTGGCGGTATTGAAGCTGAAGCCGCCATGCTGGGCCAGCCAGTTTCAATGCTAATCCCCGATGTGGTTGGTTTCAAAATGACCGGACAACTACGGGAGGGCATTACCGCTACCGACCTGGTATTGACCGTAACCCAAATGCTGCGCCAGCATGGTGTAGTGGGCAAATTTGTTGAGTTCTACGGCGATGGTCTGGCTCGTCTGACGCTGGCGGATCGTGCCACCATCGGGAATATGTCACCGGAATTTGGTGCGACCTGCGGTTTCTTCCCGGTTGATGAAGAGACGCTGCGTTATATGCGCTTGTCTGGCCGCGCGGAACAGCAAATTGCACTGGTTGAAGCCTACTGTAAAGCGCAGGGACTATGGCGTTATCCCGGTGATGAACCCATATTTACCAGCACCCTGTCGCTGGATTTATCCACGGTAGAAGCCAGTCTGGCGGGTCCTAAACGCCCTCAGGACCGTGTCACATTGGGCAATGTTAAACAGGCTTTTGAAGCCTACACTCAACTGGACACTACCGCGCGGACACCCCGTGTCGAGCAGGTGCCTGTCACTCTGGAAGAGAATAAGCACTTTGCTCTGAAACAGGGAGCGGTAGCTATCGCCGCTATCACATCCTGTACTAACACATCCAACCCCGGTGTGATGCTGGCAGCCGGGCTTCTGGCTAAAAAAGCCGTGGAGAAAGGCTTACAGCGTCAGCCATGTGTTAAATCTTCACTGGCACCTGGTTCTAAAGTGGTTACTGACTATTTGAATGCCGCCGGGTTAACCCCCTACCTGGAAACTCTGGGATTCAACCTGGTTGGCTATGGTTGTACCACCTGCATTGGTAACTCCGGTCCGTTGCTGGCACCAATTGAAGAGGCTATCAAACAAGGGGACTTAACCGTTGGAGCCGTACTCTCCGGTAACCGTAACTTTGAAGGCCGGATTCATCCACTGGTAAAAACGAACTGGCTGGCCTCACCTCCGCTGGTCGTCGCTTATGCGCTGGCGGGGAATATGAACATTGATTTATCTCAGGATCCGCTGGGGCATGATAAGCAGGGAAATCCCGTTTATCTGAAAGATATTTGGCCTTCTTCTCATGAAATCGCTCAGGCGGTTGAAGGCGTTACCGCAGCCATGTACCGCAAAGAGTATGCGGAAGTATTTGATGGTGACGAAGAGTGGCAATCCATCAAAATTGAAGCATCACAAACCTATCACTGGCAGGAAGATTCCACCTATATCCGCCATCCTCCTTTCTTTACTACCATGCAGGCTCAACCAGAAGCGGTACAGGATATTCATGATGCCCGTATTCTGGCACTGCTGGGGGATTCCGTCACCACAGACCATATTTCTCCGGCCGGCAATATTAAGGCCAATAGTCCGGCGGGAATCTATCTCAACAATCATGGTATCGAAGCTAAAGATTTTAACTCTTATGGCTCGCGCAGGGGTAATCACGAAGTGATGATGCGCGGTACCTTTGCCAATATCCGTATTCGTAACGAAATGGTGCCTGGTGTTGAAGGTGGCTTTACCCGTTATGTTCCAACTAAAGAGACCCTGCCCATTTATGATGCCGCAATGCGTTACCAGCAAGACAAGGTACCGCTGGCGGTTATCGTCGGTAAAGAGTATGGCTCTGGCTCCAGTCGCGACTGGGCAGCAAAAGGACCGATGCTGCTGGGCGTCCGCGTAGTGATTGCCGAATCGTTTGAACGTATCCACCGTTCTAATCTGATTGGTATGGGTATTTTACCGCTGGAGTTCGCACCGGGAGTCACTCGCAAATCGCTTGGTTTAACCGGTGATGAAACCATTACCGTTACCGGTTTAGCTACCCTGCAACCGGGGCAAACCGTCACTGTGGTTATCACACATGCCGATGGTCACCATGACATCATCAATACCCGCTGCCGTATTGATACCGGTAATGAACTGACCTATTACCAAAACGGCGGGATTTTGCATTATGTCATTAGGAAAATGCTGTAA